The following proteins are encoded in a genomic region of Glycine soja cultivar W05 chromosome 17, ASM419377v2, whole genome shotgun sequence:
- the LOC114393814 gene encoding deSI-like protein At4g17486 translates to MLCKLVPVPRKKKPGLNPVYLNVYDLTPINGYAYWLGLGVYHSGVQVHGVEYGFGAHERDTTGIFEVEPRHCPGFTFRKSIFIGSTDMGPKDVRAFMERLAEEYSGNTYHLIQKNCNHFCEDVCVRLTGKSIPRWVNRLARLGFLCNCVLPPSLNETKVRQVTIDRVQEGGEKKKMRSQSSRYEASPNPTLSSSQRHCLPPSSVINASPSSTLTVK, encoded by the exons ATGTTGTGTAAACTGGTTCCGGTGCCGCGCAAGAAAAAACCCGGTTTGAACCCGGTTTACCTTAACGTCTACGACCTAACCCCAATTAACGGTTACGCTTATTGGCTTGGCCTCGGAGTTTACCATTCTGGTGTTCAAG TTCATGGGGTTGAATATGGATTTGGAGCACACGAACGCGACACGACTGGGATTTTTGAAGTGGAGCCTAGACACTGTCCTGGATTCACCTTCAGGAAATCAATTTTCATTGGATCAACGGATATGGGGCCGAAGGATGTTCGCGCGTTCATGGAGAGGCTGGCTGAAGAGTATTCTGGGAACACCTACCACCTTATCCAGAAAAATTGCAACCACTTCTGCGAAGATGTTTGTGTCAGATTAACGGGAAAGTCTATTCCTCGATGGGTGAATCGGCTTGCTAGACTCG GTTTTCTCTGCAACTGTGTTCTTCCACCTAGCCTAAATGAAACAAAGGTTCGCCAAGTTACAATAGACAGGGTTCAAGAAGgaggagaaaagaagaaaatgagaagcCAGTCGAGCAGGTACGAGGCTTCACCCAATCCTACATTGTCCAGTAGCCAAAGACATTGCCTTCCTCCATCTTCTGTAATTAATGCTTCTCCGTCCTCAACCTTAACCGTAAAGTAA